AGGCAGCTCTCCTTGACGATCTCCAGCCCCTGGAGTCGCTTCCGGGAGAGGAGCAGCTTGGTCAGGCACGCCAAGGCTTCGGTCATGGCCCTGCCTTGTTTGGGACGGCGCAGGGCGTGGCGTTCACAGTCTGAACAGATTGTCAGGGTGGCTGGCATAGATCATAGGATGACACATCATTGAGGGTTTTTTCTGGGTGCGCCGGGTCTGTCAAGATTCCGGTTCAGAGGAAAACCGGCGCCCTCTTTTCCAGGAAGGCGGCGAGTCCTTCCCGGGCATCCGGATGGCGCATGGCGGCTTTCATCTGGGCTCCTTCGGTTTCGAGCTGGGCGCGCAGGCTGTTGCCATCCAGCCCCTGGTTGCGAAGCAGGGTGGCTTTGATGCGAGCGAAGGTTTCAGAGGGCCCCGAGGCAAAGCGACGGCCCAGGGCCGCCACTGTGGCGTCGAGCTGATCCGGGGGTACCACCTGATTCACCAGCCCCAGAGCCTGGGCCCTGGGTGCATCCAGGGAATCGCCACCCAGCATGAGTTCAGCGGCAATGGCGGGGTTCACCAGCCGCGAGAGGGCCACGCTCCCGCCCCAATCCGGGTGCAGACCGATTTTCACGAAAGCCATGCTGAACACTGCATCGGAGCTGGCCACACGGAAGTCGGCCGAAAGCGCGAGACTCATGCCGGCCCCTGCAGCGGCCCCCTGCACCACCGCAACCACGGGTTTGGGCAGCAGGGCCAGGCCGTGGGCCACGGTGACTCCCAAATCCAGGAGCGCCTCCATCTCAGACCAGCGCCCTTCCGAAAGGGCCCGGGCCATCCAACCGATGTCGCCACCCGCGCAAAAGGCCCGGCCCGCGCCCCTGATGAACAGGGCTTTCACGATCGGTTCAGTGCACCTGGCCAGGGCCTCCTCGAAGCCCTCCCTCATCTCAGGCACCAGGGCATTCAGCTTGTCCGGCCGGTCCAGAGTCAGCGTGGCGATGCGATCAAGGATCTCGAAGCGAATGGGCGCGGACATGGGCCCTCCGGGGGATCAGTTGTGGCCCATTGCCAGGATGAATGCCGCGAAAAGGTCCCGCGCCGCATCTCCCGCGGGCCCTTTCAGATTCACCAGGTTCTCCGGATGCCACTGGACACCGAATACCCAGCGGTGGGGATCCGTGGCTTCCAGGGCTTCGATGAGGGGACCGGTTTCCGGATGGATGGTGTCCAGGTGCCAGCCCACGGCCACGAGGGGCGCCGCCACCCGCTTGACAGCCTGATGGTGGCGGCTGTTCACAAGGAACACATCTTCGCCGAGCAGGGCCCGCAGGCGGGAGCCCGGCGCCAACTGCACACGATGATGCATGTCAGGCACATCGGGAGTGCCGTGCTGGTGGCGCGTGTTCTCGCAGCCGAAGTGATCGGGCACATCCTGGATCATGCTGCCGCCCAGGGCCACGTTGAGCACCTGCTCGCCGCGGCAGATGCCGAAGATGGGCAGGTTTAACGCCCAGGCGGCACGGATGAGGGGGATCTCGAAAGCATCGCGATCCGCATCCACCTCCGCTGCCGGATGGACCGTTTCCTTCGCGTCCCAGTGACAGGGATGGATGTCGTAGCCGCCGGTGAGGAGCAGGCCCGAGACCTCGCTGAGATCCGGCAGGGCTTCTCCTGGTGCGGCCAGGTGGATGGGGCCGGTCCAGCCGGCGGATCGGAGGGCCGGAAGGTAATGCTTCTCCGCACCCGACTTGTTTTTGCAGCTGACGAGGAGCTTTGAGTTGCCGCTTGACATGGATTTCCCTCGGCGGAATCCTCAACACCCTACCACCCCCTCAGATGGTCTGAGTCGACGGTAAGGCGGAGAGCTCCGCCTAAACAGAACAGGAGGACGTCATGTCCGGATCCTTGAACAAAGTCATGCTCATCGGCAACCTGGGCCGCGACCCCGAGCTGAAGGCCACGCCTTCGGGTCAGAGCGTCGCCCGCTTTTCCGTGGCCACCACCGAAACCTGGAAGAACCAGAGCGGTGAAAAGCAGAGCAAAACGGAATGGCACAACATCGTGGTGTGGGGCAAGCAGGCCGAGATCGCCGAGAAGTACCTGCGCAAGGGCAAGCAGGTGATGATCGAGGGCCGCATCCAGTACCGCGAATACACCGATCAGGCCGGCGTGAAGAAGACCGCCTGCGACATCCGCTGCGACAACTTCGTGATGCTGGGCCGCATGGATGAAGGCGGCGGTGGCCGCGACAGCGGTGGCTATGGTGGCCGCGCTTCCGGCGGCGGCTCCCAGGACTTCGAGGATCACGGCGCCCCCAGCCCGGCCGGTGGCGGCAGCTTCCCGGATGATGACATTCCGTTCTGATGGAGTGGGTTCCGGCGAAGGGTTCGGCCCAGCTACAAAATGGCGCCCCTTTGGGCGCCGTTTTGTAGCTGGGAAAAGCTCTGTTCGATGGCGTTGTCGCCTATCTCCAAGTGGTGCCCTTAAGGCGCCGTTTGGAGCCTCCTGAGAACACCCCTCGGACAATTCCGGCCGCCGCGCTACAATGACCGGTTCGGGAGTCTCCATGCTTGCAGTGCAGAACGTCACCATGCGCTACGGATCGAAGATCCTCTTCGAGGACGTCACGACGACGTTCAATCCGGGCCGCCGCTATGGCCTGACGGGGCCCAACGGCGCGGGCAAATCCACCTTCATGAAGATTCTGGCGGGCGAGCTCGAGCAGCAGATGGGGAACGTGATTCGCCCCCGGAAGATGGGCATCCTGCGCCAGGACCAGTTCGCCTTCGATGCCTTCCGCGTCATCGACACGGTGATCATGGGCAATGCCGGGCTCTGGAAGGCGCTGCAGGAGCGCGACGCCATCTACGAGAAGGCGGAGATGACCGACGAGGACGGCATGCGCGTGGCCGAGCTCGAAGGCGTGGTGGCCGATGAGGACGGCTACACCGCCGAAGCCGATGCCGCCGTGCTGCTGGACGGTCTGGGCATTCCCGAGGAGCTGCACGATCGCAAGATGAGTGAGCTGCAGGGCGGCCAGAAGGTGCGCGTGCTTTTGTCCCAGGCCCTCTTCGGCAACCCCGAGGCCCTGTTGCTGGACGAGCCCACCAACCACTTGGACCTGGATTCCATCCACTGGCTGGAGGAGTTCCTCAACCGCTACAAGGGCACGGTGGTGGTGATCTCCCACGACCGCCACTTCCTGAACAACGTCTGCACCCACATCGCCGACATCGACTACCAGACGATCATCCAGTACACCGGCGGCTACGACGACATGGTCATGGCCAAGATCCAGGTACGGTCGCGCATTGAGGCGGACAACGCCCAGCGCGAGAAGAAGATCGCCCAGCTGAACGAGTTCATCCAGCGTTTCGCCGCGGGCACCCGCAGCAGCCAGGTGAATAGCCGCCGCAAGGAAGTGGAGCGGCTCCAGCCCAGCGATCTCGCGCGCAGCAACATCCAGCGGCCCTTCATCAAGTTCAATCTGGCGAAGCCGGGCGGCCGTTATGCGCTGGAGTTCGAGGGCGTGAAGAAGGGCTACGATTCGGACAAATCGGGCAAAGGGGGGCGCGTCGAGGTCATCAAGGGGTTCACGGCCATGGTGCAGCGCGGCGAGAAGATCGCGATCATGGGCCGCAACGGCATCGGCAAGACCACGCTCTTGAACGCCCTCCTGGCGAACGCACCCCAAGTGACGGAACTGGGCCTGAAGCTGGATGGCGGTGAGGTGAAGTGGGGCCACGAGGCCAACGTGGGCTACTTCTCCCAGGATTTCGCCGAGAGCATCCCCAAGGGCTACGAGCTGGTCACCTGGCTGCACCAGTTTGATCCCGAGGCCACCAAGGAGCAGATCCGCGGGGTCATGGGCCAGATGCTTTTCCG
This sequence is a window from Geothrix sp. PMB-07. Protein-coding genes within it:
- a CDS encoding gamma-glutamyl-gamma-aminobutyrate hydrolase family protein, producing MSSGNSKLLVSCKNKSGAEKHYLPALRSAGWTGPIHLAAPGEALPDLSEVSGLLLTGGYDIHPCHWDAKETVHPAAEVDADRDAFEIPLIRAAWALNLPIFGICRGEQVLNVALGGSMIQDVPDHFGCENTRHQHGTPDVPDMHHRVQLAPGSRLRALLGEDVFLVNSRHHQAVKRVAAPLVAVGWHLDTIHPETGPLIEALEATDPHRWVFGVQWHPENLVNLKGPAGDAARDLFAAFILAMGHN
- a CDS encoding enoyl-CoA hydratase/isomerase family protein; the encoded protein is MSAPIRFEILDRIATLTLDRPDKLNALVPEMREGFEEALARCTEPIVKALFIRGAGRAFCAGGDIGWMARALSEGRWSEMEALLDLGVTVAHGLALLPKPVVAVVQGAAAGAGMSLALSADFRVASSDAVFSMAFVKIGLHPDWGGSVALSRLVNPAIAAELMLGGDSLDAPRAQALGLVNQVVPPDQLDATVAALGRRFASGPSETFARIKATLLRNQGLDGNSLRAQLETEGAQMKAAMRHPDAREGLAAFLEKRAPVFL
- a CDS encoding ATP-binding cassette domain-containing protein; this translates as MLAVQNVTMRYGSKILFEDVTTTFNPGRRYGLTGPNGAGKSTFMKILAGELEQQMGNVIRPRKMGILRQDQFAFDAFRVIDTVIMGNAGLWKALQERDAIYEKAEMTDEDGMRVAELEGVVADEDGYTAEADAAVLLDGLGIPEELHDRKMSELQGGQKVRVLLSQALFGNPEALLLDEPTNHLDLDSIHWLEEFLNRYKGTVVVISHDRHFLNNVCTHIADIDYQTIIQYTGGYDDMVMAKIQVRSRIEADNAQREKKIAQLNEFIQRFAAGTRSSQVNSRRKEVERLQPSDLARSNIQRPFIKFNLAKPGGRYALEFEGVKKGYDSDKSGKGGRVEVIKGFTAMVQRGEKIAIMGRNGIGKTTLLNALLANAPQVTELGLKLDGGEVKWGHEANVGYFSQDFAESIPKGYELVTWLHQFDPEATKEQIRGVMGQMLFRGEEGNKMTDVLSGGESCRLLFCKLMLQKPNILVLDEPTNHLDLEAVIALNDALQRYEGTILFVTHDEDIIDEVATRIWHLTDEGIEDFQGTYAEYNAPTGR
- a CDS encoding single-stranded DNA-binding protein, whose protein sequence is MSGSLNKVMLIGNLGRDPELKATPSGQSVARFSVATTETWKNQSGEKQSKTEWHNIVVWGKQAEIAEKYLRKGKQVMIEGRIQYREYTDQAGVKKTACDIRCDNFVMLGRMDEGGGGRDSGGYGGRASGGGSQDFEDHGAPSPAGGGSFPDDDIPF